Genomic DNA from Anthonomus grandis grandis chromosome 2, icAntGran1.3, whole genome shotgun sequence:
AGCTTGAGCTTTTTTTGGtccttgaaatatttaatttgtgaCTTTATTTTCATGCAATCGCTTGCAggacttttaaaatatatataagccATAAAAATATCCCAAAAGTGACATGTTACTTTGATTTGTACTTCTGTTTGGTTATTAAATGTCCTCCATaattttttaacgctaaaatCGCTACTCTCTAATAGTGTGTTCCCGGGTATAATGACTcgagtttaaataaatatttacttttttgtttggatatttttttgatCTAGTGTCGCACCCCCGCGCCCTTCCTCAGATGCTTGTCCAGTGGCTTGAAGTCTTTTGCATACATTTTGTATTCTAAATTTGGAGTTACCGATAATTGGTCGCTATCTTCTGGGAAGATTTTGTGAAGTGTGTTTCAAACTAAAACTGTCTTGTAAAACCTTTTCAGTGAGTAAAATTCTGCATGAAATCGCCGTATAACTTGCATTGGAAATTTCCTTTCTTGTAAACACAAGGCGGGTTCTGGTAATCCTCTGGGTCACcttctgtaaataattttaaaacgggttctattaataattaattaaagtattttattaaaagaattttcaataaaataatatgtaaataggaattattttttagcttatttGGCATGCAAGCAAATACGGAAAAAATCaacattcaaaattgttttgaCTGTAAGTAGAGACAATATTATCaacattttattatctttttttatcttAAGGAACTTTTTTCAAGACCTCGCCTTCCTTTCCGTTCATTTAATGTAGGAGTACCAGAATCCATTAGTTACACAAACTTAACAATATTGTTATTAATGCTTAAGAATGGCTTTTTTAcatgcttttattattaaacaaaaagtatttatgTTGAAGACGTGCAGCATGCGATAACGAAATGATGAGAATTAGGgccaaattttgacagataagaTGAGCCTGATGAAGAGCCTGCGATGAAGTTTTGCTGCCAACACCTACAAGAATAAAAAGAGTTttgaatatattataaaatttcatGATAATAAATCTAAgggataaaataaatgttggtattaataaagttttaaggTTATGCAGAGATAATAATAACGACCACACGCGGTGTTTTTAtgcacaaatttaaaaaatgataaaactatttttggaATTCAATAtgatttattgattattatatGATAAGTTATAAGTTATAATAAGTGATGATATgtgaaattaatatttgtttaatacaataaaattatgcaaaaacgtTTAAAATTCTTCTCAAAACATGAATTGTTAAGaattatatgaaatatttaacttaTGTAAAAATGCTTCTTATTAGGTAAGTAATACCTATACTCTAATGAAATGCGTTGAAAAAACCCATAAATAGTTCATAAACACTTAtaactatttatattaaagcatactttattattaataaatatttaacattcaTTTTTGACGACGCCACTGGTAGCGATTCCTTGTCTCCGTGCCATCGAGCGACGTTGCCATGTCAttacctttttctttaaaatacatgATCTACCTTCATTTAACGTTGAACATAGACTTCATTaaagagtatcttatcataggAGGAACAGTAGTATAGTTTTGTGTCTATCAaattaagtgacaaatttttatgatattataaggtgtttttttttgcaatttctacataagcattacgcatcagagatattgcaagcaaaaaactgcccatagttccccGGTATGCtacattcaatgttctaaagaTAAAattcccattcataaaaaaacgatcattttacacactcatcacataaataactttattggatcgacaataatttaatatttctcagATCTAATTGATGCACAAAACTCACAAAAGCAGTACATCGAAAACGACACAAAGCTAAAAAACACCTTGAAGAAATGGTTCGAGACGTACCAAAGTGAAAACAGCGATAATAAGGTGAGTAAATATAAATAGGTGTGATGACTCAAACGACTAATATTATTAGGTGTGTTTTAGAATGCGGAAATAGCAGATCTAAGTTTAGATATCGccaagaaaaacgaaaaaatcaacaaggatTTGGAGGGTTTGCCGAAGAGTTTCGGAGTTGAGGGTGCGTCCAGTCACCAAAAAGGTAACAAGAGACATTTGTGTGTTTAGcaatttgtaattttgacaAAACAGTTCCAGGCTTATCTAGAGCTTCCAATAATCTATGGTCTCAAGTTTTTTCATGGCTTTACCATAAACCTTATAGGGTAGGATCGCCCAAGAGTATGCacctaattaattttgtttaatcaaaactctttaaactgttttaaaccaaaactttatttaaaatattatgggCTATATATTAACGTACCCTTAAATATAGACCAAACGATGAGTTTTAACACTGAACGGAAATATGAAGAACATCCTTGGTACCCTAAGAGTAcgcaaaacaaaatattgcccaaaaaattattattatatgtttttatatGGCTTAATAAAAGCAACAGTTAAAAAACTTAAGAACATAACTCGCATAAAAATTGCCCACAGCCGAAATAATTTAAACAGTCCTCATGCCACCAGTTTTCACAGGAATTGCACTTTAACCAAAAAGATGTAGAATAATGTTCAAAACACCCAGCAAAAATTGTAGGGTCGTTAATGTcagcttttttttctttactaaaaCACCAGGTTCGCTATTTTGCTCATCAGAATCCGCCAGAACTTTTGTTTTTGCGcccttctttattttctttccatCCGTTTCTTGTAATAAACTGTCTTTTTAAGAACTTGACCATAAAATTTCGGATTTTCTTGACTTGTTTCTTCTTACTTGCACCTGAGTTGCTTTCGGAAGTGACCAAATTATTTTAGGTATAACTCGTGAAACACTTGAACCGGGCTTACATTGTTCAACCACTTTCTCAAAAGTAGTTGCTAATTGTGAACTAGGCATTCTAGTTGCCTTTTTTCGAGCAATTTTTGATGTTGTATCCGCAAGAGTACTATTATTCTCTTTATCAGATGAGTTATTGATAGGCAAACGGGTTGCTTCAATTTCCGATTGTTTTTCTTGAACCACCTCCAGTTGCGGTCTATCTGTGACCTCCGATGGCGCAAAGTCTGCATCACTGAAAACGTTGGGATTATATGGATATATTCCTGTGCAgctaaaagattttttgaaaatttggatagTGGCTGCTTTGGAATAAGCAAAATGGAAAAGACCCGCCGTTTCTTTTAATGTAATAGCACGCCCAGAGTTGATAACCATCCCTTTATCACATTCATTTGAAAAAGCCctttttaaaggaaagaaaaaTCCCCTATCCAATGGTTGAATCTTATGAATCGCATGGGGCGGTAAAgttaataaagttataaaattacttcactACCTTTGACACGGTTTTCTTGCCTTTTGTAGCATAAACTTTAGGAAGCTTATTTATGACGGTAGATAGTCCCGtttcatccatattaaaaactttatgtgGTGGGAATTTTAAATCTTCGTAcactgtttttaagtttttaaaaaatcgttcgCATTGAACTCTATTAAATGCGATTGCGCCACCCAGACTATATTTTTCCGAAGCTCTAAGGCATACATTATTTCTTAATGCAAAATCTTGCAGCCAATGCTTTCCCGCCATTTTATTTTCAGTATTAAACCTATGCGGAATTTTGTTTACAATGGCATATTGAAACGCCATTGACCTGACGTCTTTCATACGCAAACCATAAAACATTGCATTCAAATCTTAAATATGGTCAGCTAACTCCCTTTCTtgctcttttaaaaatatgggTTTGAACCTACCTAGACTAGAAGGAACAGGgccctaaaataaaaataaaagaacggtttatttgtatcttaaaaacataaaatcattattaCTTCTCGCAATCTTTTTCGTAATGACTTATTTACATCAAGATCTTTTACTCTCTCCTTTTGAAATACGATCTCTCGCCTCATCAAGCATTTCTTGAGTGAATTTTAACGTTCTGTTACTCTTACGTTTGTATTTACGAAtcatgaaaaactaaaaaaaaattatagaaaataaaacctATATCGCATAAATCCATGCGTACTCTTTCTTAAGAGTTCGCATGCGTACTCTTTGGGTGCGTACTCTTAGAACTCAGACGCAAAAACTTCcaacattttaaatacaaatttagaCAACCAGCAAAACTTCGATTTTTGCCTGTAAAAATGGAGTGAAGACATcattatttatgataatattaaagtttttaaccGAAAAAAAAGTGTGTCTCATGTCACTTACCTTAGGAAtctcaaaaattacaaataaatacagaaattttttttttgggaataatttgatgtattaaTTGCAAATGGCCAAGAACAACACTCACGCTTTTCAGACGGCTGATAATGAACTGCTGACCAAATGACAACTGAAAGAGTTGGATAAGTATGGAAAAATGGCGACTGCGTACTCTTGTGCGATCCTACCCTATGTTAACatattcttttgaaaatttttgttgtttttaagatataagtattTTGGCAAACTAATTCAGAAAATTAAGAATTCAtttctgatttttaaaaatatcatatcaCCCTGATCCATAGCATCCAATGGACCTTAATTAAAAACACTTAGAATGTCTCATCAAGTTTTGCAACTAACGTATCATGCTTTTCCAGAGTTTTATCGTAGTTCCATTGGGAATTTTGAAAGTGAGATTCAGAAACTTCAGTATTTTCCTTTAACTGTTGGAAATACGACTGTAacacaaatgttttaaaatatctctATTTAAAGACTATTTGCTGTTGTTAAAGATGTAGCCAGAAAAACGATATCCAGAACTCTCATCCGATTTTTGCTTTTGGAAATATTGTCTCAGAATTATCCAAGGCTTTGTCATAAAAGCTTTTAGATATCTCGTTTGAGTGTCATTTTTTAACCGAGAGGTCAAACTCATACCTCTTCTCAGCTTAAGTATTTTACTCCTCTTATTAAGTTCTATCAGAGCGATAAAAAGACTCATAAGTTACAAATATAACTGGTCGGCAGATATGATATATTTTCACAATtcttagagaaaaattattttatattttctttatatatacatatacagggtggtccagtttataCGTCATTAGTTTTAATACGTgataaaagaaatagacttttattataaaatttttcttagaaaTATTTCCGAACgcccgatttttttttttttataaattttggtaACATTTTAGCAGATATttctaaacatttaaattaagatatcttaaaaacagtgccttaaatcaaaattttgcaagagtaacttttttttccatattaaatGGAGAACCTAatagttgacttcttataaaaaaaaatttatatcgcCTCGCAgttttgaggcaaaaaaggaccaagtccctctgtatgttacgccactggtaatttttttttaaattggcttcatcagtaattgacaattcactacaataacctgcatgcgaaatttaatcaaaattgagctggtagtttaaaagtttaattaatgacgtttaaactggaccaccctgtatatatattttttttatttagagttACTTTTACCAATAATTATCTTCTTCACTGACCAACAAATAATTCCCCATTAGGATCCCACATTGGCATGGGAATATCCCACCATCCAAACGACGTGGTCGACCCAGACACCAAAACCATCACCGACGAAGTGAAACCGACCCACCATAGCCACCACCACAATCACCATCACAGCAAAGATTCCAGCGAGCATCATCACCATCACCATTTAGGCGAAGAACAACATTTAGGTGAGCATATTTTCAAAAAGAGTTCTTCATAATtaggattattatttttagggttGAGCGTTGAACATCTGATAAAGGGCCCTCATGGTTCCATGGTAGCCGCCCCTACGGAGATAAAATTACATATAGACGGTGACACCCTTAAGCCGAACGATGAGGGTTTGGTGGTTGAATATGAGAATCACCATCAGAAGCAAAAAGTGGTTGATTTGGTTGGAACTGATTAAGATGGGTgttctttaaaatgtctttaaagGGTTTTAAGTGGCTATTGTATATTTGGTTATTTATTAGGTTCTTCGAGGGCTTTCATTTGTAAAATCTGTCATCTTAAGATGCCCTATTTTGTCTAAATATTTAAGACAAGAACATTTATCTGGTTTATAtcgtttactatttttattacttttataatgAACATATTAAAGATGtcttaaaaatgtctttaattcattataatataagaattcaaacttttaaatacttttagagCAGTACCAATAAAGTCATAAAAATTCTTAGATATGAGATGAAGAGATagatacagaaaaaaattaaagaaagttGGTCAACATAATTATCTTCACTCTGCTCTGAAGTTCATACGGACCTCAATGATTCTTCTATTTGGccgttttttgtttctttttatgtaCGGCCCCTAAAACCTTTAAAGCACATTTTAAAACACTTGTTCTAACATAAATAATGTACAAAAACTCGTTtctataaaatacaaattgaaGTTTTAATATTCCTAATCcaactgttatttttttgtactaatATAGATCTATTTAAACTTATGTAAATATGAAGAGGACGAAATTTGGCTGTGTAGGTTATACTGCATAATAAATACGTAAGATTTTGTTACTTTAAAGTCTATTTTATTCTTTGTTATAGGTCTTTATAGTCTACTAGATAGTGaatttataaatgtataataatgTCTTGCAATTGAGCAtctattaataaagtaatttagcTCAAGTTTTAAAGTGACATTCTAATATACATCAACAATTGTTAACTTGGTAAATTTAACCTATTTAGGCTCTGTAGATACGTAGTATTCTATTCAATTAAAATGTCTGTTAATGAAACTTTCCCAATATAACTATTAGTTATTTGAAACAAGAGTTTTAATATACCCTACTTAATTTACATGTTATTTAAGTTTACTGCCATTTTTTTAGATACGTACCTAAGAGCGACAAGGGGAtgtaataatgaaaattcaaCTCTTTTCTTGTATATCCTCTTTTAATTTCTATAGTTATCTTGGTCTTTTGGAAATTGCATTACACCTTACAATTACATCAGTAACagatactatacagggtgtttcaaaactatgggatcaaccggtcacccgatttaacgtcccTAGATTTTTACATGTAAAATCTTTGGTCTATTGAGGTTAGAGAACGACATTTTCAACAATTATTGTGATGTACAAccgtcaaaaattaaatgcatcaAATCCTATTTAGGAAATTCATCGTTTGACGATGCTAACTGCAAGACaactataatatataaaagaatAGATATATAAAAGAAAGGAATATCAGAAGAGTACTTTACTACTAGAAATATCATACTAATTGTATGTAGTTTGACAGAAACATATATTGCGATGAAAATTTTAAGTTACATTGGAACTAAAAGAGGAACTTTGATTATTAAAGACTTAAAAACGATATTTGGGACTGTTTAACAGGTTTATTTATTAGCGGCAACAATTTTAGATCCTAGAAATAAAAACCAactctaataaatatttaataggtacTACTAACAGCCTTAAATCATTGCAATCACAATTTTGATGgccattaattaaatttatatttatgtacttTAGTTGTTAGAATTTGAGGTAATGTGGCTTTAGTCATTGTAAAGCAGATGAAGAGGGGTTTCTCTGTATTTAGGGAAAATAGGTACTTAATCAGCAAACTAACTTTTTACCActaacataatattaaaaaagcactGGATCGAAGTGTCCCTTTTAATACctgacataatttaatttatttttcccttttgtaaacaaatCTCCGGTAATATAAGATGCGACAGTGTCAAAAGCCCTAGCTAAAGCAAGGAAAACAACCATTCATTTATTCTTGgtattaaaactattaaatattctatcaaaaatatattaatgcaTCCACTGTGCTACAGTTTTCTCTAAAACTATATTGGTTTTATGGCAAATAAGTATACACTCTAGACTGGATGcccttttttaaaatcttactTATAGTGTTTGTGAGAGCAGTGAGTCGATAATTAGATCTTTTAGTGCATCAGGAAATGTATTGACTTTCATTTTGGTTTATTCATTCATGATTTTGTTATAACACATTTTATCATTGTAATAACTTCATActacattatttttatacatatatctTACATATCTCATCATCTAACATATGACTTTTTTGGCcaaaatataaatcaaactTTGATAAACTTACAGGCATAAGTCCATATCCACAGGTCAAAATCAAAAACCGATAAATCTACTACTAATTTACTActattttgacgtaatttattctctttcgtaaaaaaaacttgccgttttaaattatttaactatttCCTAGATAAAAGCATATTAAATCCTAGATAGTACATAGGTCTCGtaacaaaatagttttttggcAGTTCTGGACAGTTGACCTGAATGGTTTCGCCAGGTTTTGAAACTAGACGATTTGTACGATTTTCAGACCACTGGTGATGACAATAGAGTTTGCACTTCTAGAATGTTTACTACTTGGGAAGacaaatctctttcaaaatggTCCAAAgaagaaacaattaaataatagtaCCGCAACCCGATATATCTGCCGAATACAACAAAGGAATGAGAGGAGTcgataaaatacataatttgaTAGCGTACTATAGGATAAGAATGCGATTGCGTAAATGAAGTTGGCCTATTTTCATCTATATATTTCAAGCTACGATTGTCAATgcttattttcttataaaaaaactgcATCCTCAAGACGATTGCATTGTCAATTTATGGAATTTCGAAGATATTTAGTGTAGAGTTACATACGTATATCAAATGGCATTTATCACAAATACACCATTCGATTTTAGAGgagttattttaatatacaactTATAAAGTGATAAAGATAACGAAAAACATGGTAGAGAGCACAACTAAGATTCAAacccacgaacttaataaatatacctggactgccatttcaataaaaagtaaatgaccactactagggggccgccattttgcgtgattgtgtcctttttatgttggtcactctgacaaatttcagttgtgaagaatttcgttaaaatttataaaagaaagtaTGTAATCCTCATCTAAAATAAGacaaagttttaattaacttgggatagatgcacccactttaaaatatttgttttattattctgataatcttataaatcttatattttataaatccaaaCTTAAAcctgaatcttataaatcctaatattataaaaatgatgatctttatttaaatttttgcttgtatttacttaacaaattcagttaaaaacacttttattttatttatatttttactattacgacttTCGCTTTTCTTCTATCTACAGTGTTtacacattaataggtacaaccatctataaaaatcaaaatatagatgatttttctgacgtggccatatgcattagcagtccaggtatatttattaagttcgtgcccTAAAAAAGACATCTACGAATGACAATACTGTCATTGACATTAATGACAGAAGTCTAAAGATAC
This window encodes:
- the LOC126750241 gene encoding uncharacterized protein LOC126750241 isoform X2: MVVMLHTLTLVSLGYLAAVSCEREHKVHNIVLYPERHSWCQTTPIQQVVSSPGYKSVTIQNNVCVGACFSYSIPKTEPAEPGELIGPYCDSCQPSEITCYHVNLQAEDSNLEVPKVLQKRVEVIMNCSCQSCDKVRSEDCINHTNSIELPLSLYADPESLNRSSEDNIHPDLIDAQNSQKQYIENDTKLKNTLKKWFETYQSENSDNKNAEIADLSLDIAKKNEKINKDLEGLPKSFGVEGASSHQKGSHIGMGISHHPNDVVDPDTKTITDEVKPTHHSHHHNHHHSKDSSEHHHHHHLGEEQHLGLSVEHLIKGPHGSMVAAPTEIKLHIDGDTLKPNDEGLVVEYENHHQKQKVVDLVGTD
- the LOC126750241 gene encoding uncharacterized protein LOC126750241 isoform X1 — encoded protein: MRVVMLHTLTLVSLGYLAAVSCEREHKVHNIVLYPERHSWCQTTPIQQVVSSPGYKSVTIQNNVCVGACFSYSIPKTEPAEPGELIGPYCDSCQPSEITCYHVNLQAEDSNLEVPKVLQKRVEVIMNCSCQSCDKVRSEDCINHTNSIELPLSLYADPESLNRSSEDNIHPDLIDAQNSQKQYIENDTKLKNTLKKWFETYQSENSDNKNAEIADLSLDIAKKNEKINKDLEGLPKSFGVEGASSHQKGSHIGMGISHHPNDVVDPDTKTITDEVKPTHHSHHHNHHHSKDSSEHHHHHHLGEEQHLGLSVEHLIKGPHGSMVAAPTEIKLHIDGDTLKPNDEGLVVEYENHHQKQKVVDLVGTD